The proteins below come from a single Burkholderia sp. FERM BP-3421 genomic window:
- a CDS encoding ABC transporter substrate-binding protein: protein MLRPGAGRLCAGVALTACALAAHAATLTIATLNNPDMIELKKLSPAFEKANPDIRLNWVILEENVLRQRATTDITTGSGQFDVMAIGTYEAPQWGKRGWLAPMTNLPADYDLNDVVKTARDSLSYNGQLYALPFYVESSMTFYRKDLFAAKGLKMPDQPTYAQIAEFADKLTDKAAGTYGICLRGKAGWGENMAYVSTVVNTFGGRWFDEQWNAQLTSPEWKKAINFYVNLLRKNGPPGASSNGFNENLTLTASGKCAMWIDATVAAGMLYNKQQSQVADRIGFAAAPVAVTPKGSHWLWAWALAIPKTSKQQDAAKKFIEWATSKQYIELAGKDEGWASVPPGTRQSTYQRAEYKAAAPFSDFVLKAIQTADPTDPSLQKVPYTGVQYVGIPEFQSFGTVVGQSIAGAVAGQMSVDQALAAGQAAADRAVRQAGYRK from the coding sequence ATGCTGCGCCCAGGCGCAGGGCGCCTCTGCGCGGGCGTCGCGCTGACCGCGTGCGCGCTCGCCGCGCATGCGGCGACGCTGACGATCGCGACCCTCAACAACCCGGACATGATCGAGCTGAAGAAGCTGTCGCCGGCGTTCGAGAAGGCGAACCCGGATATCCGGCTGAACTGGGTGATCCTGGAGGAGAACGTGCTGCGGCAGCGCGCGACCACCGACATCACGACGGGCAGCGGCCAGTTCGACGTGATGGCGATCGGCACCTACGAGGCGCCGCAGTGGGGCAAGCGCGGCTGGCTCGCGCCGATGACGAACCTGCCCGCCGACTACGATCTGAACGACGTCGTGAAGACCGCGCGCGACAGCCTGTCCTATAACGGCCAGCTGTACGCGCTGCCGTTCTACGTCGAAAGCTCGATGACCTTCTACCGCAAGGATTTGTTCGCGGCGAAGGGGCTCAAGATGCCGGATCAGCCGACCTACGCGCAGATCGCCGAATTCGCCGACAAGCTCACCGACAAGGCCGCCGGCACCTACGGCATCTGCCTGCGCGGCAAGGCGGGCTGGGGCGAGAACATGGCCTACGTGTCGACGGTGGTGAACACCTTCGGCGGCCGCTGGTTCGACGAGCAGTGGAACGCGCAGCTGACCTCGCCGGAATGGAAGAAGGCGATCAATTTCTACGTGAACCTGCTGCGCAAGAACGGGCCGCCGGGCGCCAGCTCGAACGGCTTCAACGAGAACCTCACGCTGACCGCGTCGGGCAAGTGCGCGATGTGGATCGATGCGACGGTCGCGGCGGGCATGCTGTACAACAAGCAGCAGTCGCAGGTCGCCGACCGCATCGGCTTCGCGGCGGCGCCCGTCGCCGTCACGCCGAAGGGCTCGCACTGGCTGTGGGCGTGGGCGCTCGCGATCCCGAAGACCTCGAAGCAGCAGGACGCCGCGAAGAAGTTCATCGAATGGGCGACCTCGAAGCAGTACATCGAGCTGGCGGGCAAGGACGAGGGCTGGGCCTCGGTGCCGCCGGGCACGCGCCAATCGACCTACCAGCGCGCCGAGTACAAGGCCGCCGCGCCGTTCTCCGACTTCGTGCTGAAGGCGATCCAGACCGCGGACCCGACCGATCCGTCGCTGCAGAAGGTGCCGTACACGGGCGTGCAGTACGTCGGGATTCCCGAGTTCCAGTCGTTCGGCACGGTGGTCGGCCAGTCGATCGCGGGCGCGGTCGCGGGCCAGATGAGCGTCGACCAGGCGCTCGCCGCCGGACAGGCCGCCGCGGACCGCGCGGTGCGCCAGGCGGGCTACCGCAAATGA
- a CDS encoding D-tagatose-bisphosphate aldolase, class II, non-catalytic subunit: MHDVIPARAGAALADLFDANRRTGARGIYAVCSAHRLVLEAACETARDDASPLLVEATCNQVNHRGGYTGFTPAAFRRDLEGLARARGLAPDALLLGGDHLGPNPWRHLDARSALDEACAMIEAYVDAGFTKLHLDASMTCADDAAPLPDAEIAARAARLCAVAEHAAARTGLAPVYVIGTEVPVPGGEAGGADDGDAIARIEVTRADSVRATLDAHRSAFARLGLDAAWSRVIAVVAQPGVDFDDRRVLDYAPAKAAPLAASILHAPGLVFEAHSTDYQTEAALAALVRDHFAILKVGPALTFALREALFALSYIEDALYDEADERSGLREVVDAAMRARPEHWAPYYRGDAAAQRLARQFSYSDRIRYYWLQPAVAAAVERLFGNLARRAPPETLVAQWLPDVYAARRAGALAGGPDAWVRHRIREVLSRYARACGTRPRA, from the coding sequence ATGCACGATGTGATTCCGGCGCGCGCGGGCGCGGCGCTCGCCGATCTGTTCGACGCCAACCGGCGCACCGGCGCGCGCGGCATCTACGCGGTATGCAGCGCGCACCGGCTGGTGCTCGAGGCGGCCTGCGAGACCGCGCGCGACGATGCGTCGCCGCTGCTCGTCGAGGCTACCTGCAATCAGGTCAATCATCGCGGCGGCTATACGGGGTTCACGCCGGCGGCGTTCCGGCGCGACCTCGAGGGGCTGGCGCGCGCGCGCGGGCTCGCGCCCGACGCGCTGCTTCTCGGCGGCGACCACCTCGGCCCGAATCCGTGGCGGCATCTCGATGCGCGCAGCGCGCTCGACGAGGCCTGCGCGATGATCGAGGCCTATGTCGACGCGGGTTTCACGAAGCTGCACCTGGACGCGAGCATGACCTGCGCGGACGACGCCGCACCGCTGCCGGATGCGGAGATTGCCGCGCGCGCGGCGCGGCTGTGCGCGGTGGCGGAGCACGCGGCCGCACGGACGGGCCTCGCGCCCGTCTACGTGATCGGCACCGAGGTGCCGGTGCCCGGCGGCGAAGCGGGCGGCGCGGACGACGGCGACGCGATCGCGCGCATCGAGGTGACCCGCGCGGACAGCGTGCGGGCCACGCTCGACGCGCATCGCAGCGCATTCGCGCGGCTCGGGCTCGACGCGGCCTGGTCGCGCGTGATCGCGGTGGTCGCGCAGCCCGGCGTCGATTTCGACGATCGCCGGGTGCTCGACTATGCGCCGGCGAAGGCCGCGCCGCTCGCCGCGAGCATCCTGCACGCGCCGGGCCTCGTGTTCGAGGCGCATTCGACCGACTACCAGACCGAGGCCGCGCTCGCCGCGCTGGTGCGCGACCATTTCGCGATCCTCAAGGTCGGGCCGGCGCTGACGTTCGCGCTGCGCGAGGCGTTGTTCGCGCTCAGCTACATCGAGGACGCGCTGTACGATGAGGCGGACGAACGTTCCGGGCTGCGCGAGGTGGTCGACGCGGCGATGCGCGCGCGCCCCGAGCACTGGGCGCCGTACTACCGCGGCGACGCGGCCGCGCAGCGGCTCGCGCGGCAGTTCAGCTACAGCGACCGGATCCGCTACTACTGGCTGCAGCCCGCCGTCGCGGCGGCGGTCGAGCGGCTGTTCGGCAATCTCGCGCGCCGCGCGCCGCCGGAGACGCTCGTCGCGCAGTGGCTGCCCGACGTCTACGCGGCGCGGCGCGCCGGTGCGCTGGCGGGCGGGCCCGACGCGTGGGTCCGCCACCGGATTCGCGAGGTGCTCTCGCGTTATGCGCGCGCCTGCGGGACGCGGCCGCGCGCCTGA
- a CDS encoding sugar kinase: MAAIVVAGELLAEFVAARRGQGFEAPGAFSGPFPSGAPAIFADQAARQRVSVAYAGCVGRDAFGDAIVARLRGHGVETGAIRRVGRPTGVAFVAYRDDGSRQFVYSLAGSAASALDASDVAPALFDGCRYFHVMGSSLTSAAAIDAVRRGVTEAARVGAKVSFDPNVRAEMLAFRPMRAALHEVLDACHLFLPSEADLPFFCGEQACERAIAGLLATRPLLERVVLKRGAAGCSAFERAGRCEAPGYAVREVDPTGAGDCFGGTLVASLIDGLPVEAALRRANAAGALAVTRVGPMEGNSDRDELDRFIATRGAACTM; this comes from the coding sequence ATGGCCGCGATCGTGGTCGCCGGAGAACTGCTGGCCGAATTCGTCGCGGCGCGGCGCGGCCAGGGCTTCGAGGCGCCGGGCGCGTTCAGCGGGCCGTTTCCGAGCGGCGCGCCCGCGATCTTCGCGGACCAGGCGGCGCGCCAGCGCGTCTCGGTCGCCTACGCGGGCTGCGTCGGGCGCGATGCGTTCGGCGACGCGATCGTCGCGCGGCTGCGCGGCCACGGCGTCGAGACCGGCGCGATCCGGCGCGTCGGGCGGCCGACCGGCGTCGCGTTCGTCGCCTATCGCGACGACGGCAGCCGCCAGTTCGTCTACAGCCTCGCGGGCAGCGCGGCCTCGGCGCTCGACGCGAGCGACGTCGCCCCGGCGTTGTTCGACGGCTGCCGCTATTTTCATGTGATGGGTTCCTCGCTGACGAGCGCGGCCGCGATCGATGCGGTGCGGCGGGGCGTGACCGAGGCGGCGCGGGTCGGCGCGAAGGTGTCGTTCGATCCGAACGTGCGCGCCGAGATGCTCGCGTTCCGGCCGATGCGCGCGGCGCTGCACGAGGTGCTCGATGCATGCCACCTGTTCCTGCCGAGCGAGGCCGATCTGCCGTTCTTCTGCGGCGAGCAGGCGTGCGAGCGCGCGATCGCCGGCCTGCTCGCGACCCGCCCGCTGTTGGAGCGCGTGGTGCTGAAGCGCGGCGCGGCCGGCTGCTCCGCGTTCGAGCGCGCGGGGCGCTGCGAGGCGCCCGGTTACGCGGTGCGCGAAGTCGATCCGACGGGCGCGGGCGACTGCTTCGGCGGCACCCTGGTCGCGAGCCTGATCGACGGCCTGCCGGTCGAGGCCGCGCTGCGCCGCGCGAATGCGGCGGGCGCGCTCGCCGTGACGCGGGTCGGCCCGATGGAGGGCAACAGCGACCGGGATGAACTCGATCGCTTCATCGCCACGCGAGGTGCCGCATGCACGATGTGA
- a CDS encoding L-iditol 2-dehydrogenase, which produces MRLQDKVAILTGAASGIGEAVAQRYLDEGARCVLVDLKPADGALARLIDAQPDRAVALSADVTRRDDLARIVATAVERFGGIDILFNNAALFDMRPLLDESWDVFDRLYAVNVKGMFFLMQAVAQRMVEQGRGGKIINMSSQAGRRGEALVSHYCATKAAVLSYTQSAALALAPHRINVNGIAPGVVDTPMWDHVDALFARYEHLPPGEKKRRVGAAVPLGRMGVPADLTGAALFLASADADYITAQTLNVDGGNWMS; this is translated from the coding sequence GTGAGATTGCAGGACAAGGTCGCGATCCTGACGGGCGCCGCGAGCGGCATCGGCGAGGCGGTCGCGCAACGTTACCTGGACGAAGGCGCGCGCTGCGTGCTGGTCGACCTGAAGCCCGCCGACGGCGCGCTCGCGCGGCTCATCGACGCCCAGCCCGACCGCGCCGTCGCGCTCAGCGCGGACGTCACGCGCCGCGACGATCTGGCGCGCATCGTCGCCACCGCCGTCGAGCGCTTCGGCGGCATCGACATCCTGTTCAACAACGCGGCGCTGTTCGACATGCGCCCCCTGCTCGACGAATCGTGGGACGTGTTCGACCGCCTGTACGCGGTCAACGTGAAGGGCATGTTCTTCCTGATGCAGGCGGTCGCGCAGCGGATGGTCGAACAGGGGCGCGGCGGCAAGATCATCAATATGTCGTCGCAGGCGGGCCGGCGCGGCGAGGCGCTCGTCTCGCACTACTGCGCGACCAAGGCGGCGGTGCTCAGCTACACGCAATCGGCCGCGCTCGCGCTCGCGCCGCACCGGATCAACGTGAACGGCATCGCGCCCGGCGTGGTCGACACGCCGATGTGGGACCACGTGGACGCGCTGTTCGCCCGCTACGAGCACCTGCCGCCCGGGGAGAAGAAGCGTCGCGTCGGCGCGGCGGTGCCGCTCGGCCGGATGGGCGTGCCCGCCGACCTGACGGGCGCCGCGCTGTTCCTCGCGTCGGCCGACGCCGACTACATCACCGCCCAGACGCTGAACGTCGACGGCGGCAACTGGATGAGCTGA
- a CDS encoding Fur family transcriptional regulator encodes MASTHPLAARLARADAFAAEHDLTWTPLRRQVYERVLAAQRPIGAYDLLAELEPQRGRVPPTTVYRALEFLVEHGFIHRIESKNAFLACCEIGQPHEGQFLICEACGDTVEIPGVELARQLSASAPAHGFELHHQVVELSGLCGHCKTRQAPRA; translated from the coding sequence ATGGCCTCGACCCATCCCCTTGCCGCCCGCCTCGCCCGCGCCGACGCGTTCGCCGCCGAGCACGACCTCACCTGGACGCCGCTGCGCCGGCAGGTGTACGAGCGCGTGCTCGCCGCGCAGCGGCCGATCGGCGCGTACGACCTGCTCGCCGAGCTGGAGCCGCAGCGCGGCCGGGTGCCGCCGACCACGGTCTATCGCGCGCTCGAGTTTCTCGTCGAGCACGGCTTCATCCACCGGATCGAATCGAAGAACGCGTTCCTCGCCTGCTGCGAGATCGGCCAGCCGCACGAAGGGCAGTTCCTGATCTGCGAAGCGTGCGGCGACACCGTCGAGATCCCCGGCGTCGAACTCGCGCGGCAGCTGTCCGCCAGCGCGCCCGCGCACGGTTTCGAGCTGCATCACCAGGTCGTCGAGCTGAGCGGCCTGTGCGGGCACTGCAAGACCCGGCAGGCGCCGCGCGCGTAA
- a CDS encoding metal ABC transporter solute-binding protein: MISVASLRASLRARSFSSLARRLAAGACALTLSAAAAAQNAPVQVVAAENFYGDVVQQIGGARVAVTSILSNPDQDPHLFEASPKTARALQHANLVVYNGANYDPWMTKLLGASKSARRTTIVVADLLGKKAGDNPHLWYDPATMPAAARAIAAALGTADPAHKAEYDANLARFIASLQPLDAKVAALRAQYQGAPVTATEPVFGYMADALGLEMRNLRFQLATMNDTEASASDIAAFESDLRNRRVRVLIYNSQAEEPMTKRMLKIAHDARVPSIAVTETQPSGKTFQQWMLAQLDALGAALAQK; the protein is encoded by the coding sequence ATGATCTCCGTCGCCTCGCTGCGCGCTTCGCTGCGCGCGCGCTCGTTTTCCTCCCTGGCCCGCCGGCTGGCCGCCGGCGCCTGCGCGCTCACGCTGAGCGCAGCGGCCGCCGCGCAGAATGCCCCCGTGCAGGTCGTCGCCGCCGAGAACTTCTACGGCGACGTGGTGCAGCAGATCGGCGGCGCGCGCGTCGCGGTGACCAGCATCCTCAGCAATCCCGACCAGGACCCGCACCTGTTCGAGGCGAGCCCCAAGACCGCGCGCGCGCTCCAGCACGCGAACCTCGTGGTCTACAACGGCGCGAACTACGACCCGTGGATGACCAAGCTGCTCGGCGCGTCGAAGAGCGCGCGGCGCACGACGATCGTGGTCGCCGATCTGCTCGGCAAGAAGGCCGGCGACAACCCGCACCTGTGGTACGACCCGGCGACGATGCCGGCCGCGGCGCGCGCGATCGCCGCCGCGCTCGGCACGGCCGATCCCGCGCACAAGGCCGAGTACGACGCGAACCTCGCGCGCTTCATCGCGTCGCTGCAGCCGCTCGACGCGAAGGTCGCCGCGCTGCGCGCGCAATACCAGGGCGCGCCCGTGACCGCCACCGAGCCCGTGTTCGGCTACATGGCCGATGCGCTCGGCCTCGAGATGCGCAACCTGCGCTTCCAGCTCGCGACGATGAACGACACCGAGGCGAGCGCGTCCGACATCGCCGCGTTCGAAAGCGACCTGCGCAACCGGCGCGTGCGCGTGCTGATCTACAACAGCCAGGCGGAGGAGCCGATGACGAAGCGGATGCTGAAGATCGCGCACGACGCGCGCGTGCCGAGCATCGCCGTGACCGAGACCCAGCCGTCGGGCAAGACCTTCCAGCAGTGGATGCTCGCGCAGCTTGACGCGCTCGGCGCCGCGCTCGCCCAAAAGTGA
- a CDS encoding ABC transporter ATP-binding protein, translated as MTHAAHALELEHVTLTLGGRTILDDVSLAVEAGEFVGVLGPNGAGKTTLMRAVLGLVPAARGTLRVAGEPVARGNPAIGYMPQTRSALAGRRVRGYDFVAMAADGHHWGLPRTSAAVREDVARVLDLVGGTALAQRPLSELSGGERQRLLLAQCLLGAPKLLLLDEPLISLDPHRQRGVVELVRRVQRELGITVLFSAHELNPLLNALDRVLYLGSGVAALGTVDEVITKPVLSRLYGSPIDVMRVNGRIFVMSGDVEVEKHDHEHEDDGAHAHGHAHPHDGHAHDV; from the coding sequence ATGACGCACGCTGCGCACGCGCTCGAACTCGAGCACGTCACGCTCACGCTGGGCGGGCGCACGATCCTCGACGACGTGAGCCTCGCCGTCGAGGCCGGCGAATTCGTCGGCGTGCTCGGGCCGAACGGCGCGGGCAAGACCACGCTGATGCGCGCGGTGCTCGGCCTCGTGCCGGCCGCGCGCGGCACGCTGCGCGTCGCGGGCGAACCCGTCGCGCGCGGCAACCCCGCGATCGGCTACATGCCGCAGACGCGCAGCGCGCTCGCCGGCCGCCGCGTGCGCGGCTACGACTTCGTCGCGATGGCGGCCGACGGCCACCACTGGGGCCTGCCGCGCACCAGCGCGGCGGTGAGGGAAGACGTCGCGCGCGTGCTCGATCTCGTCGGCGGCACGGCCCTCGCGCAGCGGCCGCTGTCCGAGCTGTCGGGCGGCGAACGCCAGCGCCTGCTGCTCGCGCAGTGCCTGCTCGGCGCACCGAAACTGCTGCTGCTCGACGAACCGCTGATCAGCCTCGATCCGCACCGCCAGCGCGGCGTGGTCGAGCTGGTGCGGCGCGTGCAGCGCGAGTTGGGCATCACCGTGCTGTTCTCCGCGCACGAACTGAACCCGCTCCTCAACGCGCTCGACCGCGTGCTGTATCTCGGCAGCGGCGTCGCCGCGCTCGGCACCGTCGACGAGGTGATCACGAAGCCGGTGCTGTCGCGGCTGTACGGCTCGCCGATCGACGTGATGCGCGTCAACGGCCGCATCTTCGTGATGTCGGGCGACGTCGAAGTCGAGAAGCACGACCACGAACACGAAGACGACGGCGCGCACGCGCACGGTCACGCCCATCCCCACGACGGACACGCACACGATGTTTGA
- a CDS encoding metal ABC transporter permease, translating into MFEYEFMVNAFAAAGIVAVLAGVVGYFLVLRGQTFAGHALSHVGFTGATGAVLLGISPIWGMVGFTLAAGVGMGALGERLAGRDVAIGVTLSVALGCGLLFLHFYTSYATQVTALLFGNVLGVSRATLAVLAGIGAVSLVALAAIMRPLLFASLQPELAEAKGVSLRRVSVLFLAICALAVAACTQIVGVLLVFTLLVGPAAAAQNLATRLSTGVWLAALLALAQAWLGITLAYYTDWPTSFWITALSALAYGLSLLGRRRG; encoded by the coding sequence ATGTTTGAGTACGAATTCATGGTCAACGCGTTCGCGGCGGCGGGCATCGTCGCGGTGCTCGCGGGCGTGGTCGGCTACTTCCTCGTGCTGCGCGGCCAGACCTTTGCGGGCCACGCGCTGTCGCACGTCGGCTTCACCGGCGCGACGGGCGCGGTGCTGCTCGGCATCTCGCCGATCTGGGGCATGGTGGGCTTCACGCTCGCCGCGGGCGTCGGCATGGGCGCGCTCGGCGAACGGCTCGCGGGCCGCGACGTCGCGATCGGCGTCACGCTGTCGGTCGCGCTCGGCTGCGGCCTGCTGTTCCTGCACTTCTACACGAGCTATGCGACCCAGGTCACCGCGCTGCTGTTCGGCAACGTGCTCGGCGTGAGCCGCGCGACGCTCGCCGTGCTCGCCGGCATCGGCGCGGTCAGCCTCGTCGCGCTCGCCGCGATCATGCGGCCGCTGCTGTTCGCCTCGCTGCAACCCGAGCTGGCCGAGGCGAAGGGCGTGTCGCTGCGCCGCGTGTCGGTGCTGTTCCTCGCGATCTGCGCGCTGGCCGTCGCCGCGTGCACGCAGATCGTCGGCGTGCTGCTGGTGTTCACGCTGCTGGTCGGGCCGGCCGCCGCCGCGCAGAACCTCGCGACGCGCCTGTCGACGGGCGTCTGGCTCGCGGCGCTCCTCGCGCTCGCCCAGGCGTGGCTCGGCATCACGCTCGCGTACTACACCGACTGGCCGACCAGCTTCTGGATCACCGCGCTGTCGGCGCTCGCGTACGGGCTCAGCCTGCTCGGGCGGCGGCGCGGCTGA
- a CDS encoding DUF2778 domain-containing protein, whose translation MVECSFKLNGENMSSLKRGSLSFPAFSGMDRHRNQRRSARIPHLGPIPPGTYYVLDRQSGGMLGQLKELFNDKRDRFALYAIDGKIDDEVFCNRVRRGQFRLHPKGNLGISEGCITLERSIDFYRVRRILKGQRTTVIPGTQLQMYGRVTVR comes from the coding sequence ATGGTCGAATGTTCGTTCAAGCTGAACGGGGAAAACATGAGCAGCCTGAAACGCGGTTCACTTTCGTTTCCGGCATTCTCCGGTATGGATCGCCACCGAAATCAGCGGCGCTCCGCCCGCATTCCGCACTTAGGCCCCATTCCCCCTGGTACTTACTACGTCCTCGATCGTCAGTCCGGCGGCATGCTGGGCCAACTCAAGGAACTGTTCAACGATAAGCGCGACAGGTTTGCCCTCTACGCGATCGACGGAAAAATTGACGACGAGGTTTTCTGCAATCGCGTTCGGCGTGGTCAGTTCCGGCTGCACCCCAAAGGAAATTTAGGTATCAGCGAAGGCTGTATTACGCTTGAGCGCAGCATCGATTTCTACCGAGTGCGGCGCATCCTCAAAGGCCAACGCACCACCGTTATCCCTGGCACGCAACTCCAGATGTACGGGCGGGTGACGGTCCGATGA
- a CDS encoding nucleobase:cation symporter-2 family protein, whose translation MQSNTVHPCDEVLPSGKLLTLGLQHVLVMYAGAVAVPLIVGGALKLPKDQIAFLISADLFACGIATLIQTLGLWIFGIRLPVIMGCTFAAVGPMIAIGTNPGLGILDIFGSTIAAGVIGIVLAPVIGKLLRFFPPVVVGTVISVIGLSLMEVGINWAAGGVGNPDYGNPVYLGLSLLVLAIILLINKFGRGFVANISVLLGIVAGFGLAFALGRVNTDGVASAPWVGFVMPFHFGLPHFDPLSIATMVIVMFVTFIESTGMFLAVGDMVERPVDQERLVRGLRVDGLGTLIGGIFNSFPHTSFSQNVGLIGVTGVKSRYVCATGGVLLVLLGLFPKMAQVVASVPSFVLGGAGIVMFGMVAANGIKVLSKVDFVGNHNNLFIVAVSIGLGLVPVVSPGFFAKMPSAFAPILHSGILLASVSAVLLNLVFNGVKGEKDAKCEIRRAGHDFDGRPVDLH comes from the coding sequence ATGCAATCGAACACGGTCCATCCGTGCGACGAGGTGTTGCCGTCCGGCAAGTTGTTGACGCTGGGTCTGCAACACGTGCTCGTCATGTACGCCGGCGCGGTCGCCGTGCCGCTCATCGTCGGCGGCGCACTCAAGCTGCCCAAAGACCAGATCGCGTTCCTGATCAGCGCGGACCTGTTCGCGTGCGGCATCGCCACGCTGATCCAGACCCTCGGCCTGTGGATCTTCGGCATCCGCCTGCCGGTGATCATGGGCTGCACGTTCGCGGCCGTCGGGCCGATGATCGCGATCGGCACCAATCCCGGCCTCGGCATCCTCGACATCTTCGGCTCGACCATCGCGGCCGGCGTGATCGGCATCGTGCTCGCGCCCGTGATCGGCAAGCTGCTGCGTTTCTTTCCACCCGTCGTGGTCGGCACGGTGATCTCGGTAATCGGGCTGTCGCTGATGGAAGTCGGGATCAACTGGGCGGCGGGCGGCGTCGGCAACCCCGACTACGGCAATCCCGTGTACCTCGGCCTGTCGCTGCTGGTGCTCGCGATCATCCTGCTGATCAACAAGTTCGGGCGCGGCTTCGTCGCGAACATCTCGGTGCTGCTCGGCATCGTCGCCGGCTTCGGCCTCGCGTTCGCGCTCGGCCGGGTGAACACCGACGGCGTCGCGAGCGCGCCGTGGGTCGGCTTCGTGATGCCGTTCCACTTCGGACTGCCGCACTTCGATCCGCTGTCGATCGCGACGATGGTGATCGTGATGTTCGTCACCTTCATCGAATCGACCGGCATGTTCCTCGCCGTGGGCGACATGGTCGAACGGCCGGTCGACCAGGAACGCCTCGTGCGCGGGCTGCGCGTCGACGGCCTCGGCACGCTGATCGGCGGGATCTTCAACTCGTTCCCGCACACCTCGTTCTCGCAGAACGTCGGCCTGATCGGCGTGACGGGCGTGAAGAGCCGCTACGTGTGCGCCACGGGCGGCGTGCTGCTGGTGCTGCTCGGCCTGTTTCCGAAGATGGCGCAGGTGGTCGCGTCGGTGCCCTCGTTCGTGCTCGGCGGCGCGGGCATCGTGATGTTCGGGATGGTCGCGGCGAACGGCATCAAGGTGCTGTCGAAGGTCGATTTCGTCGGCAACCACAACAACCTGTTCATCGTCGCGGTGAGCATCGGCCTCGGTCTCGTGCCGGTCGTGTCGCCCGGTTTCTTCGCGAAGATGCCCAGCGCGTTCGCCCCGATTCTTCACAGCGGGATCCTGCTCGCGTCGGTGTCGGCCGTGCTCCTGAATCTCGTGTTCAACGGCGTGAAGGGCGAGAAGGACGCCAAATGCGAGATCCGTCGCGCGGGACACGATTTCGACGGACGGCCGGTCGACCTGCATTGA